From a region of the Bradyrhizobium diazoefficiens genome:
- a CDS encoding GNAT family N-acetyltransferase: MDYFKRFNFLFAAPVFDAEDLEGVRFNQIIEEIQRSGFEMVRARRLEDAEIAVQTDAAIGCVVVDWGKKGLEGKTSALINLMRRRGLDFPIVLLIRRDRRKNLKQTRLPHLVATFRGEVVGYAYAVLFRKRPAYRYTAKHSIYVHHEQVGRGVGRRRLQELIDACAAAGFRQMIGYIDADNASSLALHEKFGFARAGLLCGVAYRHGWWSDTVMVQRSLGAGTTAPPPVTAPGR; the protein is encoded by the coding sequence ATGGACTATTTCAAGCGCTTCAACTTCCTGTTCGCCGCACCCGTGTTCGACGCCGAGGATCTCGAAGGCGTTCGCTTCAACCAGATCATCGAGGAGATCCAGCGCTCTGGCTTCGAGATGGTCCGGGCCCGCAGGCTCGAAGACGCCGAAATCGCGGTACAGACCGATGCCGCGATCGGCTGCGTGGTGGTGGACTGGGGCAAGAAGGGGCTGGAGGGCAAGACCTCGGCGCTGATCAACCTGATGCGGCGCCGGGGCCTCGATTTCCCGATCGTCCTGCTGATCCGGCGCGACCGGCGCAAGAACCTGAAGCAGACCCGCCTGCCGCATCTGGTTGCAACCTTTCGTGGCGAGGTCGTCGGCTACGCCTATGCGGTCCTGTTCCGCAAGCGACCGGCCTACCGCTATACAGCGAAGCACTCAATCTACGTTCATCATGAGCAGGTCGGTCGCGGGGTCGGGCGGCGGCGGCTGCAGGAATTGATCGATGCATGTGCGGCGGCCGGCTTTCGACAGATGATCGGCTATATCGACGCCGACAACGCGTCCTCGCTGGCGCTGCACGAGAAGTTCGGCTTTGCGCGCGCCGGCCTGCTCTGCGGCGTCGCCTATCGTCACGGCTGGTGGTCCGACACCGTCATGGTGCAGCGCTCGCTCGGCGCCGGGACGACGGCGCCTCCGCCCGTCACGGCGCCGGGGCGGTAA
- a CDS encoding low affinity iron permease family protein: MKQGQQERWFSRFASEIATRSGRPGPFALALCFVVVWLISGPIFGFSDTWQLIMNTLSSIVTFLMVFLIQNAQNRDSTALQLKLDELIRTNAARKDLVGIEEKSESEIESKRRETQGN, encoded by the coding sequence TTGAAACAGGGACAACAAGAGCGCTGGTTTTCGCGATTTGCCTCGGAAATCGCAACCCGGAGCGGCCGCCCCGGACCATTCGCGCTGGCGCTCTGCTTCGTGGTGGTCTGGCTGATCAGCGGCCCGATATTCGGCTTCTCGGATACGTGGCAGCTGATCATGAACACGCTCAGCAGTATCGTCACATTCCTGATGGTGTTCCTCATACAGAACGCACAGAACAGGGACAGCACCGCACTCCAGCTCAAGCTTGACGAGCTCATTCGAACAAATGCTGCGCGGAAGGACCTCGTCGGCATCGAGGAAAAGTCGGAATCGGAAATCGAATCCAAGCGGCGCGAGACGCAGGGCAATTGA
- a CDS encoding Lrp/AsnC family transcriptional regulator, which produces MALDRKDLAILAELTTNARASHAELANKIGLSSTALARRQKALEDDGYIQAYQAALDLAQFGLTTTVLVRIALESQSDDALKAFEAEVVKCPSVVRCFLMSGTDDYILIVLARDIQDFERIHRTELSRLPRVARVQSSFALREIVNRAVPTVVFGEAKR; this is translated from the coding sequence TTGGCCCTCGACCGGAAAGACCTCGCGATCCTCGCGGAACTCACGACCAATGCGCGCGCCAGTCATGCCGAGCTTGCCAACAAGATCGGCTTGTCGAGCACGGCGCTGGCACGGCGGCAGAAGGCGCTCGAGGACGACGGCTACATCCAGGCCTACCAGGCCGCACTCGACCTTGCCCAGTTCGGCCTCACCACCACGGTGCTGGTTCGCATCGCGCTGGAGAGCCAGAGCGATGATGCGCTGAAGGCCTTCGAGGCGGAGGTGGTGAAATGCCCCTCCGTCGTGCGCTGCTTCCTGATGTCGGGTACCGACGACTACATCCTGATCGTGCTCGCCCGCGACATCCAGGATTTCGAGCGGATCCACCGCACTGAACTATCCCGCCTGCCGCGTGTCGCCCGCGTGCAATCGAGCTTCGCCCTGCGCGAAATCGTCAACCGCGCGGTGCCGACGGTGGTGTTCGGCGAGGCAAAGCGGTAG
- the ald gene encoding alanine dehydrogenase, with the protein MRVGVPKEIKVQEYRVGLTPGAVREYVAAGHQVTVETDAGSGIGASDEVYRRAGATIAESARDIFAKSDMIVKVKEPQKSEWAQLREGQILFTYLHLAPDPEQAKGLLASGCTAIAYETVTDANGHLPLLAPMSEVAGRLAIEAAGAALKRSAGGRGLLLGGVPGVQPARVVVLGGGVVGTQAARMAAGLGAEVTVIDRSLPRLRELDDLFAGRVRTRFSTIESVEDEVFAADVVIGAVLVPGASAPKLVTRAMLKSMRPGAVLVDVAIDQGGCFETSHPTTHVDPTYEVDGVVHYCVANMPGAVPVTSSQALNNATLPFGLMLANKGFAAVLENPHLRNGLNVHRGRITNKAVAESLGLECTPVESGLAA; encoded by the coding sequence ATGCGCGTCGGTGTTCCCAAGGAGATCAAGGTGCAGGAATATCGCGTCGGGCTCACCCCGGGCGCGGTTCGTGAATATGTCGCGGCCGGGCACCAGGTCACCGTCGAGACCGACGCCGGCAGCGGCATCGGCGCGTCCGACGAGGTGTATCGGCGGGCTGGAGCCACCATCGCCGAGAGCGCCCGCGACATCTTTGCCAAGTCCGACATGATCGTGAAGGTGAAGGAGCCACAGAAAAGCGAATGGGCCCAGCTCCGAGAGGGCCAGATCTTGTTTACTTATCTTCATCTTGCGCCGGATCCGGAGCAGGCCAAGGGCCTGCTTGCCTCTGGCTGCACCGCGATCGCCTATGAAACCGTGACGGACGCGAACGGTCATCTCCCGCTGCTCGCCCCGATGAGCGAAGTCGCCGGCCGCCTCGCCATCGAGGCCGCCGGCGCCGCGCTCAAACGCTCGGCCGGCGGCCGTGGCCTGCTGCTGGGCGGCGTGCCCGGCGTGCAGCCGGCGCGCGTCGTCGTGCTCGGCGGCGGCGTGGTGGGAACGCAGGCTGCGCGCATGGCCGCAGGCCTCGGTGCCGAAGTCACCGTGATCGACCGCTCGCTTCCGCGCTTGCGCGAATTGGACGATCTCTTTGCCGGCCGCGTGCGCACCCGCTTCTCGACCATCGAATCGGTCGAGGATGAGGTGTTCGCCGCTGATGTCGTGATCGGCGCGGTGCTGGTGCCGGGCGCCAGCGCGCCGAAGCTGGTCACGCGCGCGATGCTGAAATCGATGCGGCCCGGCGCGGTGCTGGTCGACGTCGCGATCGACCAGGGCGGCTGCTTCGAGACCTCGCATCCGACCACGCATGTCGATCCGACCTATGAGGTCGACGGCGTCGTCCATTACTGCGTCGCCAACATGCCGGGCGCGGTGCCGGTGACGTCGAGCCAGGCCCTGAACAACGCGACGCTGCCGTTCGGCCTGATGCTGGCGAACAAGGGCTTTGCCGCGGTGCTGGAAAATCCGCATTTGCGCAACGGGCTCAACGTGCATCGCGGCCGCATCACCAACAAGGCGGTGGCGGAGAGCCTCGGGCTGGAGTGCACGCCGGT